ttaaagctggcatccggcatggctgccggacaggaccgggacggaaatgctcagagagcaggaacagaaagagagaaagataaagagagggagaacggaagggggggggggggggggcacaacctatgtacaaagtcacaatacaaaacagtgttgtcgacgcaccacacgcaacctagaacaatcccaaacccccaatctagacaacaccaaaacagagccgacgaccaacacagaaaattacagaaccatacatacatttttttttttttttttttttttttttcccgaaccatattagtgaacagaccaggctacaaaaataaaaggaggtgtaggggaggaaggaaatgcaagggcaccacaaaccttttttttttttttttttgaatatagctagtcgtaactagtagtaaactcggggcgtgcatcaagagaggtggGGAACACCCAGGCTGAATTCCACTTAATTGACGCAACTGCttcatgacagaaaaacagaaactcgGAAGTGGTGAGCAAGAGTTTTAAGTGTACGCACTAAGAACATGTTTTACCTCATTCAATCGTTTTGCAAGGCAAAGCAGGGTTTGTGGGCAGTGCTTGTTTCCCTTCCAGGGGCAGGGAGCATGTCTCTTCCatgtctgggaaaaaaaagaagattaatAAGGGCTGACAATCATTTATCGACTCCCTCCATCCAGACTGATGAGATTTTAATTTCTTGAATActtttgtgtgtaattttacGTCATTATGATGTCTCCCCTACCTGCCCGGTTAAATGCTCGCAGGCCACCACCCACTGTTCACAGATGGAAATGCCCATTCTCAGGTTCTCTCTCACTGACACAAATGGCTCCTCAAAAATGTTCACATCACCCAGCTTCCTTTGGACATATCTTCCCAAGGCGCCACCTTTTGAATTTACATGCAAAGGaagtcaaaacagaaaagaaagcactacttctgcaaataaaaagaacagaaaaaaatcacacttgCACACAGGATTGCTGAAATGCATTTttgtcgatttttttttccactgaaatgtCAAATGTCCTTATTCACAGATGATGATAACCACAACCTGACTAGTTCTAAGGAAACCAAAGATAGTTTCAGTTTTCAACCTATTAGGAGAAGGATTATTGCTAAAATTAGAAGTGCCTTCAAAGATTGGAGTCAACAAACATTTGTTGGTTTTGATTATTGTATGTCTACAAGATTCCCACCAATAACATCCATCAGTCGGACCATGCGGGTCTCACGATAAGGTTCATAATCAGTCTGCCGCCACACATCatccagagagtctctgctTTGCTCCACCAAATCCACGACATCCGACATGGACAAACCGTCAAGACCACCATACTCCTAATGTAAACACAGTCTGTTAGTTTGATTCGAGAGAACAAGAGGTGAAAATAAGcttcaaaaacaataaaacgcTCTTCAGACATATTagtttgaaacttttcaaataTTGAATCAAACAGTGTAAAACATGCAACGTTGCTTGGTAAAATCACACACTTCTCCATCAATTCAAAGGTTTTACTAATGTTATTTATAAATAGTTGTTCTCTTGCATACCTTCTGAATGGGCTTGAAGAGCTCAGCAAAATGTGAAGCCCTTTCTCTGACACCGTTTTTCTCGGCAGACTCAGAGAGATCAGCCCAGTACTGGAACTCATCACTGGGAGTCAAGATACCTGCACCGAACACAAAAACTCTTCATGTACTGCTTTATAGATATGATAAAGTATACCAGTTGGGAAGCAGTATGTTGAGTCACTGTGTCTGGGATattttataaaaatatatttcagcAATACCCAGAACATCTTCTTCCATGCGACCCTTCCTGGCAGAAGTCTTCGCTCCAGACTGACGAACCACTGAGCCCAGCCCGACCTCCAGCTCACCCAGAAGGCCCGCCAGCTTTGGGTCAAATGTTGAACACCAGCGCTCATCCTTGACAGAATAAAAAGTGACATGCTTTTGACTGCACAGCATTGCTTTGTGGTCCTTCCTGTATTGCGGTCCTTCCTGTATTGCTTATTTATTCAAActgtaatagtttttttttaatcaaattagCAAAATATCCTCATATAACTTGAAATGAGCAGGGAGACACAGAATGCTATCATGTCAGAATGGAGAACTTTGATGTGAAGTAGATTTTTGAACAggtgcttttttaaaaaaaaaaaaaacatatcacaCTCCTAAGCACCTCCCAGCAAGCTCACCTTCAGCAGTACAGGTGCAAAAACCTGCTTAACAGCCTGGTAGAGAGTGTTGATGGGAGATTCCAGCATGGACGACACCAGGAGGCTCTGATGAAGGTTGTCTTCCGTGATCACCATGGGCTGCAGTTTGAAGAACACCAACACTTTCTCTTTGCTGTCGGCCGCAGCTTCAATCTGTGCGAATTATAAGTAAAAAGGCCGGGTTTGTTGTCAACACTCATATAGAAAAGCCCTGGCACTTCGTCAAGCCTGTCTTAAGAGATGTAAACAAGATGCCTGGATTATCTATACTGGCTACACTCAGAGCAAAGTAGCGATTTTGAATCTTTCTGAAATGCTCAAGCTCCTAATTCAAGCTCACCACCCTGcaaaggaaactcatttcagtttctTGTGGAGTGTGAGAATTCCAACTGACCAGTAAACAGAAAATCAGCTCTctttcaccacaacagaccagTGAAGCATTTATAACTAAGCCCTCATCCAATCacttgtgaaaaataaaaaaataaactgctcCATCCTTCAATGAACATTAGTTAAATCATAtcacttgttttgttgttttgtaaaaaGGAATGAATTATGAGCTGTGCCTTAGAAGAATGGTTTTTAAAAATCATGACATTTGAGGGTATCTCTTTCAACACTGAGGAAGTTTCCAAAGTAAAGCAGTCCCTGGAAGAactctttttcttcctgaatTAATATGAACCTCATTTAAATATAGCTGTGATAAAATCCAGCTGAATTACCAAAAGATCTGTTATCGTTACAACTTTTGATTCATGacttttgcaacttttttaaccTCTTCATATAACAGTGGCCATGAAGGGAGTCTGTGAACAGAGGTTTGGAGGTTCAAACCTCACAGTTGTTCCATGAGAAAGGCTCTTGATCCTTTGGTTACTCTGCAGGGATGGTATGAATACCTTTATTTTGTGTGACAAACCAGCCTTTTACATTTGGCAATTGCATTACCTTATTTGACAAGTGCAGGTCACTGCCATGACTGCTGAAAGACAGGACAAATTCATTCCCATCATCCAAGAAGTTATTGAGCTCTGGACTGTCGGTCAGGGACGACGAAGGTTTTATCCCGTAGAAGTTTCCAGCCGTGGTGAGGATAAACCTCTTGCGAGCATCATCTGAACCGTGAGGCATCTCTCAGCTAGAACACAAAAGACAAGACGTATAAGTACACAACAGTTTAAATATTAGTGTTAAAACTCGCACTAAGGAAGGGTTAAGTGTAATCAGAAGGATTACAAGTAAAGTAAAGCCAACACATTCATTTGGTGTATTTCTCAAGCTGCTTTCTGTATCAAGTATTTGTTTTGTATCTGAAAGCAGAGTCAATCATGACAGACTTTAAAATCAGTCTTAACACTTCTTGTTTATGAAATGCATATATTTAAACTCCGGAAGCCCCAGAACAAACGATTCTGTCCTGGATGAGCAGATTTAACGCGTTTATCTAGTCAATATTTTCCGATTGGTAGTCAGgtcacacattcaaaacaaaaacacgcaCCAGAGCGGAGGCTATTGCCTCTGCGGCAACCTTTACGTGAACTAAAACACCAATCAAACAGGTTTCCCTTCACAGCCTGGTCTGAAGCGGAACAGAAACTCTTTCGGTGATGTTCTGCGAAAGCGCCACAGCACCACGCACACAGCGCAAACGCTGAAGCAGAGCGAAGGTAgctttagctagctagctaacgttagctttGCTAATGTGCATGAAACTTACGTATGTTATTAGAAGGCTtgggctgtgtccgaatgtaCGCCCTATGCCCAAACCCCTCAATCACGACATAGTGCTGGACTACGTAGTGCACTATGTAGTACCCTGAATCCGTTGGCGATTCGGACACTcagctccctactttttccctcagcgctgatcacgtgaccgTCGGCCAGTACCATGGTAACCACACGCTCGTTAAGACACGAGGGAGCTGGGTAGTGGAGGGAAGTGCAGCGGCGGGAGTCCGACTGATGAAAGCAGAGCGGCAGAAGaagatgtaaatgaaatgatgaatggaccacagtccaaaaagagaaagtgttCTTTCACAAAGCCCGACAAAGTCTTCTGCtacctgtgcagcagcagcttctcctggtggagaaaatgatgtcaaacgACATGCTGGGTTCGATTGTCATCAAAAAAAAGGTCCGACAGCAAGAGACATGTAAAACAATGCAGTCGTTTTCATTGAGCTTGTTCAGTGAAAGAGAGGACCTTACTGGAGGCTGTAAGGTCAAACAAAAAGTAGAAATTCAAGAAGACCTAAGGTGAGAgtcatatatttatgtatttaaatgttcaaataagcatgttttattgtgtatgtaTCTAATAATGCTGATAtttgttggctgtttttccttctgtgtttcagaaatgtgccGTCAAGCCCCTACGCAGCGCTACAAGAAGCTGACcaatagagtatttgcagctgacgttacacacccggcctcgcaatgcatgctgggatgtcgccgccatgttggaaggAAAACTAACCCGGAGCGCCacagtgtttctggtgtgttcGGCAGAGAAGTCTGCATCAAAGTAGCGAAAAAATGGTTCTTAGctgtgtagcagctggtgtagcgactacagagagaaaaaggcAGGATCGCCGTTTCACAGGTTTCCGGTCGATGTGGAATGGAGAGAGAAGTGGATCGCTGCACTTCAGCGTGCTGGTGAGGAACACACAACGGAACAGTGGCGACCAGAAAGAACCAGTGGAACGTtttgttggaggtgtgtgtgctttaatatatttcccctcttcctctgttaAACCGATGATTGATACGATCAGGCGTCTCTTCATCAAGTACTGTTCTGTAAACCTCGCACAGACTGCAGAACCAGCCACGGCCGCACTCTGAGACCAAAAATAGATCCGCAAACAATATGCAGACTTGAAAATTACTTTGTCTCTTCAAAAAATATGTTTAACGCATTCCGAATTGTCCGTCCTGTGTTAGTCCATGCTGATCGAAGCCTTAACCTGTCATTTCCCTCTCTTCATCGAGGCTCTTGCTCgcttctctccccctcccctcgggTCTCCTCTGCACCCAGACTAATGTGTACCACACGTTTAATGTCCTCGTTAGTTGCAAAGCTGCGTACAGTGTGTACGCATCCCAGGGGTGGTGCGAGTAGGGTGACCGCCTCCAGAGAGACAAAAAGTGGGACACCTGGCATGTTTTGGAGGGACAAGGTGGGACAAGGGAACCATCTGTAAACCGTGACCATACACTTCACAATTTAGACCACAAGAccagtaaaacaaaatatttaatatgtaGCCTATatattttcaggaaacatcacaCAGCACACATGCGGCTGAATTTTGTAGTAATTggaggtttgaaatattctttgtGGGAAGACTAGatagcaaggcattacagtagtctaacCGACAAGATGTAAAAGGATGTATTAGCACCTCTGTGCTGGCCTGAGCGAGAAACAGGCGGAAtctatatttttaaaatgataaaaaccaATCTTAGTTATATTTTAATATGTGGAATAAAATTGGGCTCAGAGTCAAAAAACACACCCAGGttttttaactgattgtgctggtttaaaatctaggAGTTTTagtaaaagtttctctctctggccttcaggACCGATAGCCACAACCTCAgttttgtcctggttgagctgcaggaaattcattGCCATCCATGACTCGATGTTAAAAAGGAGTCTTAAAAAATCTtgaaaagggtttctattggccctgagtcatcaggagacatgctgatgtacagctgagtatcatcagcgtagctatggaaacagattttgtgtctcctgatgacatctccaagaggaagcatgtaaaggttaaaaagaatgggacccaaaattgaaccttggggaaccccacacctaatttcatgggttcctgaggaacaagtatccatacttacataaaaacatcgatctgtgagataaaccagttaagaacagtaccatagaggcccaccaggtgtaAAATGTGATGGTCTACTGTATCAAAAGCAGCACTCAAGTCCAGTGGAACCAGCTGTGAGTTTTTATTACCCAAATTCCACCTGATGTCATGTAAAATCTTTACAAGGTccttctaaaatgttatttgtgattaaaaagtcattgacttgatTAAAAACCAGTCTATCtaaaactttattgaaaaaTGGCAAGTTGGATACATGTCTgtgtagttattaagaacacTGGgatctaaattgctcttcttcagataGAGGGGTTTAACCActgccgttttaaaggcagtggggaagacacggGTCTGGAGAGAGCTTTTCATAATATTTGAAAACTGTTCCTCAATGAACCcattaaatgattttaaaagtggtgtgggaatgggatctaaaaggcaggctGTTggttttacttgggagaaaactggaccaaGAGTCTTCCCATCAACCAGGTCAAAGCACTCCCGTGTTTCCTCAGACATGGACACAACgcttcagctgtgttcactgataaaaaaactaaaagattgaacctgatgtccatgattttagttctgaagtggtctgcaaagttCTCACAGAGAGCATCTgtttgcacctttaaagctttATATTAAATTTACATAGACCTTTTATGCCTACGGTATTTGCATTGAAGAAGGCACTGTCCAGTGCAGCTGGTTAGATGTAGGACATTTCTTATTAAAACTCTAATAACCAGCATTGTAGCAGTCACCACCAATGCCCAGTAgcaaaaataatcatttatatatttatatcatTATCTTTCATCTTCATCTCTTTATTCACTTTCCAATAGCTTGAAAAGTTACACAATCAGTGTTCTTGttaatgtctgttttctgtcaccTTTTGAAGTTGATTGCTATTTCTTGCCTAAAGCATGTAGAGACAATGTCCTTGACTGTATGTTGAAAGTAAAGAAGTGGCAATGCCAATCACTCTACTCATGGTTAAGGCTTGCTCAGATACAGTTAGGGCAGTGATGGAAACCCCCAAATTCTATTgttatgagaaaaaaatacagacacacCAGCTACTTACAGTGAACTTTTGCTAAAAGGTTTGTGTTCCTGTGCCTGGCTGTGCCAGAAACGGTCCCCGGGTATTCCCCTACTCTCCAGAAAAGTGAACAGAAGTGTATTTTCACCTAATTGTATTTTCAGCACGTTTAGTTTTGTCTTCTAATAATTACAGTAAACTAATTGGGTTAAATTTATGGCATGAATCATCCACAATGAGCTGTTCATAGCATGTGTTGAATGCCAGGAAACGAGCAGATAGTGAAAACGAATTACCTATTGACGTGTCATGCTAGGTGCAGAAAAAGGGCACTAAAGCAGAAGTGAAAATTTATGCTCCAAAATTAGACAACGAATGAGTGGTGGTGAAACACTGCGGTTACAGCCGAGTCACTGACCAGCTGTCAGAGTGTACACTAGAAAATAGCATATCACCTgtaacaaaaatgtgaaaaaactaCGCCAAAATTCTTCTCTGTGACTGTTTCTCTTTCGATCTTCTTTTACGTTCACCTCTGCATATCTGCGGTCTACAAGATCCTTTGTTTAATTTTACAGAAATACTCATCGCTCTGCAAAAGAGGAATCCTCAGCTTTCTCCAGAATGCCTTGCTGAAGAGGTCATTGAACTCTGTCACTCAGTTCACTCTTCCTTCTACAGTTTGAGAGGAAGACGTTGACTTTTCCATCTCTACATTCCTCTACAAATACAGCCTTAtaatacaaagggcgctgcattgTTACTGACCactgaaaatggtgaaaaaaacaagttttagtAAAATTCAGAAgtatatcaaaaaaaaaaagttaactttAAGGaaaactttattatttattgtccCCTTTTTCAGAAAGTGAAAACAATAGTCTGTATCATATAGATTCATTACACATACAAATAATATTTCAAGTCTGTATTTCCTGAAATTTGAATGATGACAGAACTAGAGCGtctcagaaaaaaagaatacagcataagatctttttttttacagaaatattTGTTTCTAAAAAATAAGTTTGTTCATTTCTATGCACTcaatattattttattgataACTGTATCAATGCGTTGTGGCGTGGAGGCGATCAGAATGTGGCACTGCTCAGCATTCTTGGGTGTGGTCGTGTCTTTTCAGATCAGACCAGTTTGCTGACTGATCAAGAGCAGTAACACAACAGTCACTGAACCATTTTTTGGTAACTTTGTGTGGGCAGATGCCAAGccctgctggaaaatgaaatcagctTCTCCATTACGCTTTTAGAGGAAGACACCAGGAAGTGCTCTCAAATGTCCCAGGTGTTGCTGCGTTTACTGTGGAATTCAGAAAACAGGGTTGGACTGACGGAAGCAGATGACGTTGTGGCCCAAATCATCACTGACTGTGGAAACTTTACTCTGGTCTTCATGCAAcatggattctttttttttttttttttttttttttccccttgtcctgttcggcagctggggcatgcaatattgtatgattgtagccttttactatccgaacagattttaatgttagcagcaggacgagactgagtctcctcctgctgctgcctttatttaaagctggcatccggcatggctgccggacaggaccgggacggaaatgctcagagagcaggaacagaaagagagaaagataaagagagggagaacggaaggggggggggggggggcacaacctatgtacaaagtcacaatacaaaacagtgttgtcgacgcaccacacgcaacctagaacaatcccaaacccccaatctagacaacaccaaaacagagccgacgaccaacacagaaaattacagaaccatacatacatttttttttttttttttttttttttttttcccgaaccatattagtgaacagaccaggctacaaaaataaaaggaggtgtaggggaggaaggaaatgcaagggcaccacaaacctttttttttttttttttgaatatagctagtcgtaactagtagtaaactcggggcgtgcatcaagagaggtctgctacagatcaccattagtctaaccaccacaagaagacaaggtaacccagtatgtgaagagtgattaaagatcaacgtgatcatgtgaatatgatggtgacagtgatggtgatagtgatcatgcatatatgacctctgacctctgagaaggccagaagcaggccagagaggccctcagagcccagacagccggcggacatcacagagcccggatccaagccgcccccccaggcagacgcccacgatccggtccagaaacggggcagaggaaagccccggccggggaccccggcagtcccggggcccgggccccgcggagctaCGAccggcagggccgagagcccaaggcccaagagcccaggagccaaccccccacccaggcggagggccatgacccacccgggagaaccagcccacacgggcggctacccacccagtacaggccagtacaccccccagcactccggccacgcaccccgagatccagggcatcacaccccccccccccccccaccccaccccccacccccccacccacccccccgtccaccgcccagcccacccctcccaccccctgtcctctcccgcctcactaaccccccgccccaacccaacactcatacccactcactcatactgacacacacacatgcacacacgcacacacacaaccactcatccctaaaccaaacgcacacacacacactcacattccaacacactcacacactctcacgcacacgctaacaagcacgcacgcgcacacacacacacacacacacacacacacacacacagtcaatcctaccccaaacacactcacattcccacgtcatccaactgtcacatcctgtgggagacacccccggaaggcaagggaacaccgaaccccacatccaggaccccccgccacccacagctgccgcccccaccaccccaccccaccgccgcagacaggtatgcaccccccagagccagcagccccccaaaccacagccgctccaaacccccggcctgtggggaaaacaacagccccccccccaccagaaagaatccggaaacgggggcgcagaagaccccattgcccctccccccccccccccctccgtctcgtgagtgttgatggagtatatgttgtttgcgattaaaatttgagggtcagtaaccacaccgtgctgcgagtgaggccaaacgagcagtctcatctacctgaacagccccacccccgacacagcgcgccaagaccccccgacgtgtatgtttgtatgtatttggtcgtgttagatgactaagtgcaattaagactgagaggcgagccactgaagcgtgcagtgattggggccacttagatggccccctccaccacacccaacttgataagcccgcctcccaaagccctacgtgtgtgtgcatgagagcggggggagaggggggtccggggcaACATGGATTCTGTGCCTCGCCACACTGGGACCTTGATTTCCAAATGATATTCAACATTAACGTTCATTTGAAAAGACAATTTTGCACCACTGAGCAATGACTGACAAAAAATCTTGAACTTTTTCaagattttctcatttttctgaGACATACAATCTAAGTAATGACCTTCTTCCTGCTCGTTTTGGGATATAAAATCAATTCAGGGAGGCGAGGGATTGGTAGAGAGCAGATTGATATAAAAGTTGAGCACCTTTATTTAATGCGGCATCACCACATTTTAACTAGATGCAGTTGGCTATTGTTAATTTAATGTATGAAACATTAATGTGAACAAGTGGGCTCTTAGCAGTTCAGCCAGTAAAGACAACAAAGTCACCATGGATATATGATGGTAATGAATATGCATAGGTTACTGTCAGCCTCAGAAGATCAGCAGGAATTAATCTTACGTTTGTGGAACTTGACTGTATAACTCCCAGAGTGATTTTCCTAGAGTGAAGTCTTTGTTTATCCTAACTTTATTCTTTGTCTAAAGCCTTTATGACTTTATTGTCAGCTCAGCATGGATgttcttttcagtgtttcagttctgGAGCTAATGATTTATTGTTGTGGGTTCAGGTGGAGTGAGTCTGACAATGATTTGAAAACATGGCCAGTAGCTGCTTCAAGAACTGACAAATGGCCTTCATGGCATCTTAATGTCATTTGGTGCCTTCGTCCTAAAACGTTTGTAAAGTTGCACGTGTTtgtcactgcaaaaaaaaaaagggggagggtAGGTATTTCAGATCGATACGCCCCCCCTAAAGGAAAAGGGAAACTCCCCTTGACTCATCCTGTGAAAAGAACTACAACGAGGAAGTTGAGGCAGTGCTGCACAGTGCGTGCGACAGGGCAGGACAGAGCAATGGTACGTGCGTCTTTCACTCTTTATTCACTTTTCTAATCCCAGACAgctcttttttaaatgtaacattGTTAAAACCTTGCTGTCGTTAAGATTGGTATCACAGTTAGTCAGTGTGTAACTTTTGTTCTGTGTAAACTTGACGTGCACGGCTCTCGTGATTATCTGCCATAACTTTAACAGAAGGATAGCCggcttttctttctgtcctgtAAAtgatgtctgcatgttttcaaacattACAGCATGACGTAATTTAAGCTGCATCTGATTTATTGTAAGAGATAAGATCCGTTCTGAGCAGTGCTGGCCACTGTCGCGTTTCACTGATTACAAGCAAAGTGCGAGCAAGGTCTGAATTAAACTTTAGCGTGAAATAGAAAGTAATGTCAGCccctatttgttttttttttaaatgatgttgtgtttggaaCACTGTGTGTCAGTTACCACCGCTCCACTGACTCATCTCAGGGAGGGTGTGACCCGTAGATGAGCCTGTTGGTGTTGCTGAATGAAAGAAAGGCTTGATTAGTCATCCTGCAATAAACTTTGTGTCGTACGTCCGATACTTTTAATCTCTAAATAAGTCGGCATGTCAAACACATCTGCATGAGTTGGACAATGTTGGAACAGCAGGTTGTCTCCGAGCCTGCAGCTTCAGGCCACACAGAGCTTGACAGACTGCTTCCTGAGGGAATTCCCATGCAAGTAATGCTGGCATTTTTTCCAACTGTGATCATCACTGCTGGTGGAGAAATGCACAGAATTCAAGACACATTCAAACTCACAGACTGTGTTCTGGAGCATATACTTGCTTAAAGATGTTGGCTGAAAATTTTCCACAGTGAATTTCAGTTACTTTGCAGTGTTCTCCTCAGGCCGTTGTCACTCTTTAAACAACCACAAGTGAACGTTTGACTTTTCTATGAGTCATTCAAAATCTCAACCAGCTGTGACCACACAGCCCATGTAGTGTGAGCAAAACAATAACACATCATATTTAAAGGCAGGAATGCTGCCACGCCTCTTGTAATTCAAGAGTAATTCTAGTAATTCAAAATCTGTGAATGCAATAGTGTTTCAGTGTCCATTATCTTTTagataaatacattttgttCATCCCGCTTGGAGGAATGTCTTCGGGAATTCCCTCTGATGTCATTTCTGCTTTTGCAAACTCTGCTGGTTTTCAGtcattctccctctctctggatGGGTGTTTCCACTTAACGTcccctgtcttttttttttctttttttttttacattgttcaTATGTTTGATTTCTGCACTGTTGTGACTAAAGTTTTCCTGTGCAAATGATTTTTCTCAAGAAGCATTTGTAGCTTTGTGGAGGGTTGTTTTACTGAAAGGTATTTAAAGATATATACACATACAGAATAGTGCAGTATAGCACATCTGTCAGCCATATTACGACTGCCTGGCCAACGTGTGGCTTTGTATCCCGTCACATATCGTGTATTCAGAAATCTTTCTGTCAGAAACATGaacttctgcagcagtttgaacaGTAGTGGCTCATCTGTTGCCAGCCCCCACTCTCCTCATAACACCAGCGACCTCTGTTCTCGATTCTCATGTTTATCTTCCTTATGATGGATGAACTGCAGACAGGGAATGCCCCTAACATGAGTTTCTGCGATCGAGTCCTCAGTTTATCACGCCTTGATATTTATCTAGCTTGTTCCAACTATTACAGTTTCCCATTCTTCTGCTTTCAGCGTTGAAGACACAGTGTTCTTTTCCTGCGTTGTGTGTCGCACCTGCGAAAACCTGTTGCGATAAAGATGTAAAGTTAGTCGCTTCATCTGTCACTGGCCAGAATGTCACGGCTGATTGGAGTATACTAACATACCCGATTGTTCACATGC
The sequence above is a segment of the Salarias fasciatus chromosome 14, fSalaFa1.1, whole genome shotgun sequence genome. Coding sequences within it:
- the LOC115400253 gene encoding cytoplasmic dynein 2 heavy chain 1-like isoform X3, giving the protein MPHGSDDARKRFILTTAGNFYGIKPSSSLTDSPELNNFLDDGNEFVLSFSSHGSDLHLSNKIEAAADSKEKVLVFFKLQPMVITEDNLHQSLLVSSMLESPINTLYQAVKQVFAPVLLKDERWCSTFDPKLAGLLGELEVGLGSVVRQSGAKTSARKGRMEEDVLGILTPSDEFQYWADLSESAEKNGVRERASHFAELFKPIQKEYGGLDGLSMSDVVDLVEQSRDSLDDVWRQTDYEPYRETRMVRLMDVIGGALGRYVQRKLGDVNIFEEPFVSVRENLRMGISICEQWVVACEHLTGQTWKRHAPCPWKGNKHCPQTLLCLAKRLNELRDASRFR
- the LOC115400253 gene encoding cytoplasmic dynein 2 heavy chain 1-like isoform X1 — protein: MPHGSDDARKRFILTTAGNFYGIKPSSSLTDSPELNNFLDDGNEFVLSFSSHGSDLHLSNKIEAAADSKEKVLVFFKLQPMVITEDNLHQSLLVSSMLESPINTLYQAVKQVFAPVLLKDERWCSTFDPKLAGLLGELEVGLGSVVRQSGAKTSARKGRMEEDVLGILTPSDEFQYWADLSESAEKNGVRERASHFAELFKPIQKEYGGLDGLSMSDVVDLVEQSRDSLDDVWRQTDYEPYRETRMVRLMDVIGGALGRYVQRKLGDVNIFEEPFVSVRENLRMGISICEQWVVACEHLTGQTWKRHAPCPWKGNKHCPQTLLCLAKRLNEVKHVLSAYT
- the LOC115400253 gene encoding cytoplasmic dynein 2 heavy chain 1-like isoform X4, with amino-acid sequence MPHGSDDARKRFILTTAGNFYGIKPSSSLTDSPELNNFLDDGNEFVLSFSSHGSDLHLSNKIEAAADSKEKVLVFFKLQPMVITEDNLHQSLLVSSMLESPINTLYQAVKQVFAPVLLKDERWCSTFDPKLAGLLGELEVGLGSVVRQSGAKTSARKGRMEEDVLGILTPSDEFQYWADLSESAEKNGVRERASHFAELFKPIQKEYGGLDGLSMSDVVDLVEQSRDSLDDVWRQTDYEPYRETRMVRLMDVIGGALGRYVQRKLGDVNIFEEPFVSVRENLRMGISICEQWVVACEHLTGQTWKRHAPCPWKGNKHCPQTLLCLAKRLNE